The Flavobacterium piscisymbiosum genome includes a region encoding these proteins:
- a CDS encoding SusC/RagA family TonB-linked outer membrane protein — protein MTKKQMRYVVNCQSIKKTILTKALLFVALFFIGSTMKAASINSSKRVTLKVENETIKNVFQKIEKQADVHFMYETNQVNTNQKISLKLSNVTLEQALDKICSNFFLKYEIVSNNIVIKKNQKLGDAGQGKISISGTVFGGDDGMPLPGVGIKDKNSDTAATTDFDGTFKMEINSSEAVLIFSYVGYVTQEVKVTSSDKNISVKLLADMKQLQEVVVMGYGSVKKNEVLGAVGTVSMKETSSRTYNSAAELLQGTVAGVTVINNGGDPTAEPTINIRGIGSLNAETPLIVLDGIIYSGSLNTLNPNDIASISVLKDAASAAIYGARASGGVILITSKKGISDHINVNVNYQGGFQSVAKKLDVLDAAGYADAMNTARDNAGLPRIPAFDPAFEPTARTTKTNWMDEIFRTGEIQDLSISVNGKTEKSNFFLSGSYRKNEGILLNTFGTRYTARANSSFKLAPNFTLGENMSYSLTDGQAANTNSGYTGAILAAIFYPPNATIYREDGSGQFGGVPEKYIGSYGDVINPVAYLKRLDNRNPVSTILINPYAEWEIISGLKVKSNWGYTRIQNNSTDFAVKITEPGKVFDFNRLTLTNSTTTDLLSEQTLSYEKSLGKHNFKALAGYTYQQTKRNFYTIQGTGFDNEDPSQRYLLNAKLVQQITAGLSEEIISSYVGRLNYDFNQKYLISGIVRRDGTSKLTSENRWKVYPSVSAGWLISEEGFMKGINPIISTLKLRGSWGQIGNLGNLGPYQFSVPLTQTQGLIGSTPVINYGYAESELSNPNLRWESSEQTNVGLDFTMFNSALSGSLDAYVKTNKDMLVRDQLPGVSGTPLGRIVNSGNVENKGIEASLTYQKTRGDFKFDVTANAAFLSNKIVSIKDDLTSLEPLNLSRVRSLPLANIYQVGSPVGAFYGYSTDGLFQSNAEAKGYVNTKGEVYQPNAVAGDIKFKDVNGDGVINNSDRVVLGSPFPKTTFSLNMNFKYKGFDMNVFFSGAAGNSVFNAVKHTGLNGSFPGYNLLAESKNAWSPTNTNTSIPVLSSTDNNNNFGRISDFYIEDASFVRLRNLSIGYTVKDQWLNGKAKLRFFISGQNLFTITKYSGMDPEVGLNNFGMDLGKYPLSRIYMTGVNATF, from the coding sequence ATGACTAAAAAACAAATGCGGTACGTCGTAAACTGTCAGAGCATTAAAAAAACGATATTAACAAAAGCACTTCTGTTTGTGGCTTTATTTTTTATCGGATCAACAATGAAGGCAGCGAGCATTAACAGCAGTAAAAGGGTAACCTTAAAAGTTGAGAATGAAACGATAAAGAATGTTTTTCAGAAAATAGAAAAGCAAGCTGATGTACATTTTATGTACGAAACCAATCAGGTCAATACCAATCAGAAAATTAGCCTGAAACTGAGTAACGTAACCTTAGAACAGGCATTAGATAAAATATGCAGCAATTTTTTCTTGAAATACGAAATTGTAAGCAACAATATTGTCATCAAAAAAAATCAAAAACTGGGAGATGCAGGACAAGGTAAAATAAGCATTTCAGGAACTGTTTTTGGGGGCGATGACGGAATGCCGTTGCCGGGCGTTGGAATCAAAGACAAAAATTCTGATACAGCAGCCACTACAGATTTCGACGGAACTTTCAAGATGGAAATCAATTCATCAGAAGCTGTACTTATTTTTTCGTACGTAGGGTATGTTACTCAGGAAGTAAAAGTAACAAGTTCAGATAAAAACATAAGCGTTAAACTTTTAGCCGACATGAAACAACTACAGGAAGTTGTGGTTATGGGATACGGTTCGGTAAAAAAGAATGAAGTTTTGGGAGCTGTTGGAACGGTTTCTATGAAAGAAACTTCAAGCAGAACGTACAACAGTGCAGCCGAATTATTGCAAGGTACAGTAGCGGGTGTTACCGTAATTAATAATGGAGGAGATCCTACGGCTGAACCAACAATCAACATTCGTGGTATTGGTTCCCTGAATGCCGAAACGCCTTTGATCGTTTTGGACGGAATTATCTACAGCGGATCTTTAAACACATTAAACCCAAATGATATTGCATCGATAAGTGTGCTAAAAGATGCGGCTTCGGCAGCAATTTATGGAGCAAGGGCTTCTGGTGGAGTAATTTTAATTACGTCTAAAAAAGGAATCTCAGATCATATTAATGTCAATGTAAATTATCAGGGAGGTTTTCAGAGTGTAGCCAAAAAACTGGATGTTCTGGATGCGGCCGGATATGCTGATGCCATGAATACAGCGAGAGATAATGCTGGTCTGCCTAGAATTCCTGCTTTTGATCCTGCATTTGAACCAACAGCAAGAACAACAAAAACCAACTGGATGGATGAAATTTTCCGTACAGGTGAGATTCAGGATTTGTCTATTTCGGTAAACGGAAAAACAGAAAAATCGAATTTCTTTTTGTCAGGAAGTTATAGAAAAAATGAAGGTATTTTATTGAATACTTTCGGGACAAGATATACGGCAAGAGCCAATTCTTCTTTTAAACTGGCGCCCAATTTTACATTAGGAGAAAACATGTCGTATTCCTTAACCGACGGTCAGGCGGCAAATACAAATAGTGGTTATACAGGTGCAATTTTAGCAGCAATTTTTTATCCGCCAAATGCAACTATTTACAGAGAAGACGGTTCAGGACAATTTGGAGGAGTTCCTGAAAAATATATTGGTTCTTACGGAGACGTAATTAATCCTGTAGCTTATCTAAAAAGACTGGACAACAGAAATCCTGTTTCGACTATTTTGATCAATCCTTATGCCGAATGGGAAATTATTTCAGGATTAAAAGTAAAATCAAACTGGGGTTATACCAGAATTCAAAACAACTCAACCGATTTTGCAGTTAAAATTACAGAACCGGGCAAAGTGTTTGATTTTAACAGATTAACCTTAACCAACTCAACAACAACAGATTTATTAAGTGAGCAGACTCTTTCTTACGAAAAATCATTAGGCAAACATAATTTCAAAGCTTTAGCCGGATATACGTACCAACAAACCAAAAGAAATTTTTATACCATACAAGGTACAGGTTTCGATAATGAAGATCCATCGCAACGTTATTTATTGAATGCTAAATTAGTACAGCAAATAACTGCAGGATTATCTGAAGAAATTATTTCTTCTTATGTTGGAAGATTGAATTACGACTTTAATCAAAAGTATTTAATCTCGGGAATTGTACGTCGTGACGGAACTTCAAAATTAACATCTGAAAACCGTTGGAAAGTTTATCCTTCTGTTTCTGCAGGTTGGTTGATTTCGGAAGAAGGATTCATGAAAGGTATTAATCCGATAATCAGTACATTAAAATTACGCGGAAGCTGGGGACAAATAGGAAACTTAGGAAACCTTGGACCGTACCAGTTTAGTGTACCATTGACTCAAACCCAAGGTTTAATTGGGTCAACTCCGGTAATCAATTACGGATACGCAGAAAGCGAATTATCGAACCCTAATTTAAGATGGGAAAGCTCTGAGCAAACCAACGTAGGATTAGATTTCACGATGTTCAACAGCGCTTTGTCAGGATCTTTGGATGCTTATGTAAAAACAAACAAAGACATGTTGGTTCGTGATCAGCTTCCTGGTGTTTCGGGAACTCCGCTGGGCCGAATTGTAAACTCAGGAAATGTAGAAAACAAAGGAATCGAAGCAAGTTTAACGTACCAAAAAACACGCGGTGATTTTAAATTTGATGTAACAGCAAACGCCGCCTTTTTAAGCAATAAAATTGTTTCGATCAAAGATGATTTGACCTCTCTGGAACCATTGAATTTAAGCCGGGTTCGTAGTTTGCCTTTGGCCAATATTTATCAGGTAGGAAGTCCGGTTGGTGCTTTTTATGGCTATTCTACAGACGGATTGTTCCAAAGTAATGCTGAGGCAAAAGGGTATGTTAATACCAAAGGTGAAGTGTATCAGCCAAATGCGGTTGCGGGAGATATTAAATTTAAAGATGTAAACGGAGACGGTGTCATCAACAACAGCGATAGAGTTGTGTTGGGAAGTCCTTTTCCTAAAACCACTTTCAGTTTAAATATGAACTTTAAGTACAAAGGTTTCGATATGAATGTATTTTTTAGCGGAGCAGCAGGAAATAGCGTTTTTAATGCTGTAAAACATACCGGTTTAAACGGTTCTTTTCCAGGGTATAATTTATTGGCTGAGTCTAAAAATGCGTGGTCGCCAACCAATACAAACACTAGTATTCCGGTACTTTCATCAACAGATAACAACAATAACTTTGGTCGAATCTCTGATTTTTATATCGAAGATGCTTCTTTCGTAAGATTAAGAAACCTTTCGATTGGATATACGGTTAAAGACCAATGGCTAAACGGAAAAGCGAAATTAAGATTCTTTATCTCAGGACAAAACCTTTTCACGATTACCAAATATTCAGGAATGGATCCGGAAGTTGGTTTAAACAACTTTGGTATGGACTTAGGAAAATATCCACTTTCCCGTATTTATATGACGGGTGTAAATGCAACTTTTTAA